In Mucilaginibacter boryungensis, a single window of DNA contains:
- a CDS encoding helix-turn-helix domain-containing protein: MAPADDGVVKRLKVIVKEHGGQLALANLIGVDQGFISKVINKKQDVSYYLIRKLCFQLKYSPEWLILGTGNKQILKQESAKLITEIQMLRTEVDILHARMKAYEMELKEMKAQPPNPLKGEYKAGA, translated from the coding sequence ATGGCACCTGCAGATGACGGCGTAGTAAAACGTTTAAAAGTAATTGTGAAAGAGCATGGCGGTCAGCTGGCTTTAGCCAACCTTATCGGGGTCGATCAGGGCTTTATCAGTAAGGTGATCAATAAAAAGCAGGACGTTAGTTATTACCTGATCCGTAAATTATGCTTCCAGCTAAAATACTCGCCCGAATGGCTTATACTGGGCACGGGAAACAAGCAAATACTGAAGCAGGAATCGGCTAAACTAATTACAGAGATACAAATGCTGCGCACCGAGGTGGATATACTGCACGCCCGCATGAAAGCTTACGAGATGGAGTTGAAGGAAATGAAAGCGCAGCCCCCTAACCCCCTAAAGGGGGAATATAAAGCCGGGGCTTAA
- a CDS encoding terminase small subunit, giving the protein MKFISTRQLRHLTTAYFSYIKGSFHFEQLPATTARGKAKQQKVWDRQPEPPTLTGLALHLGFDSLAEFEAYEQKGELSSELKRARLLIAAEYEKRLHQPSPTGAIFALKTLGWNEHDHPVDNDQSSKTFTINMVDTGVPIARNEKDVKL; this is encoded by the coding sequence ATGAAATTCATATCTACACGCCAGCTAAGGCACCTTACTACGGCCTATTTTTCGTATATTAAAGGAAGTTTTCATTTTGAACAACTGCCCGCGACAACCGCCAGGGGAAAAGCCAAACAACAAAAAGTGTGGGACCGCCAGCCCGAGCCGCCAACCTTAACCGGTTTAGCATTGCACCTGGGGTTTGACAGTCTTGCCGAATTTGAGGCTTACGAACAAAAAGGCGAATTATCTTCGGAACTAAAACGCGCGCGTTTGCTAATCGCGGCCGAATACGAGAAGCGCCTGCACCAGCCCTCGCCCACCGGCGCCATCTTCGCGCTGAAAACCCTGGGCTGGAACGAACATGACCACCCTGTCGATAACGATCAATCATCTAAAACCTTTACCATAAACATGGTAGATACGGGTGTACCCAT
- a CDS encoding ferritin family protein, producing the protein MAFDQYHEPANELSDKTRTFARMIVSLGEEAEAINWYEQRISVEKDPQAKAIMQNAQHEEFKHFGMDLEFLLRQKPVWRKTLQAILFKEGDIVGLGEKGEEASE; encoded by the coding sequence ATGGCATTTGATCAGTACCACGAACCGGCAAACGAACTAAGCGACAAAACCCGCACCTTTGCCCGCATGATAGTTTCCCTGGGCGAAGAAGCCGAGGCCATTAACTGGTACGAGCAGCGTATATCGGTAGAAAAAGATCCGCAGGCTAAAGCAATTATGCAAAACGCCCAGCACGAAGAATTTAAACACTTTGGTATGGACCTTGAATTTCTGCTGCGCCAAAAACCCGTATGGCGCAAAACCCTGCAAGCTATCCTTTTTAAAGAAGGCGACATTGTAGGACTTGGCGAAAAAGGGGAGGAGGCGAGTGAGTAA